A single genomic interval of Deltaproteobacteria bacterium harbors:
- a CDS encoding RluA family pseudouridine synthase: MCRISSGNGRGFKVRERLIRKVPDEMDGSRLDRLLRRVFPDLPAKSIRFAIEGGDVAVGGKAEAKGRILRAGEVVSVRRIADRDDWLPVAGDLPGAAILHEDGGAAVLLKPANVHTEPQRPLEGGTLAGYLRWKHPEVMEISREPGLTLLTRLDYATSGAVPAALSGEAFEFLRREREKGRIVKTYICLVSGRMDKEMSLSFLLDPSGGDKVRVRTDRFEEDPLYWTYVRPIRISADRTLVRAVISKGKRHQIRAHLAAAGYPIVGDRRYGTVPAEGPGKLRLMLHAGEVRFTHPSRKEPVSVSAPLPEEFGVI, translated from the coding sequence ATGTGCCGCATATCCTCCGGAAACGGCAGGGGTTTCAAGGTGCGTGAAAGACTGATACGGAAGGTTCCGGACGAGATGGACGGATCCAGGCTGGACCGGCTCCTCCGCCGTGTGTTCCCGGATCTGCCGGCGAAAAGCATCCGCTTCGCCATCGAAGGCGGGGATGTTGCGGTAGGCGGAAAGGCCGAGGCGAAGGGCCGGATACTGAGGGCGGGGGAGGTAGTGTCCGTCCGGCGCATCGCGGATCGGGACGACTGGCTGCCTGTGGCGGGGGACCTGCCCGGCGCCGCCATCCTTCACGAGGACGGCGGGGCGGCCGTTCTGCTGAAGCCGGCAAACGTCCACACGGAGCCTCAGAGGCCGCTGGAAGGAGGGACGCTCGCGGGATACCTGCGCTGGAAACATCCGGAAGTCATGGAGATATCGAGGGAACCGGGGCTTACCCTCCTTACGCGGCTCGATTACGCGACGAGCGGAGCGGTGCCGGCCGCGCTATCCGGCGAGGCATTCGAATTCCTGCGGCGCGAGCGCGAAAAAGGGCGGATCGTCAAAACGTATATATGTCTCGTCAGCGGCCGCATGGATAAGGAGATGTCGCTTTCCTTCCTTCTCGACCCGTCGGGAGGGGATAAGGTGAGGGTACGGACGGACCGGTTCGAGGAGGACCCGTTATACTGGACCTATGTGCGGCCGATTCGTATCTCGGCGGACCGCACTCTCGTCCGCGCCGTGATATCGAAGGGTAAACGGCACCAGATCCGGGCGCACCTTGCGGCCGCGGGGTACCCTATCGTGGGCGACCGCCGGTACGGCACGGTTCCCGCCGAGGGACCCGGAAAGCTCCGCCTGATGCTGCATGCCGGGGAAGTGCGGTTTACACACCCTTCGCGCAAGGAGCCGGTTTCCGTGTCCGCGCCGCTCCCGGAGGAATTCGGGGTTATCTGA
- a CDS encoding universal stress protein, producing the protein MDVDILVMSTHGRTGFSKVLMGSVAEQVMLTTKRPVMLVKPEKFPVAHHVDEGEVFTSAH; encoded by the coding sequence ATGGACGTGGACATTCTGGTCATGAGCACGCACGGCCGCACGGGCTTTTCCAAGGTACTCATGGGAAGCGTCGCGGAACAGGTGATGCTGACGACAAAACGGCCCGTCATGCTGGTGAAGCCCGAAAAGTTCCCCGTGGCGCACCACGTCGATGAAGGGGAGGTTTTTACAAGCGCGCACTGA
- a CDS encoding peptidyl-prolyl cis-trans isomerase, with product MVLLETSMGNIKVELYPDKAPITVANFLSYVKEGHYDGLIFHRVIRDFMIQGGGFSQDMRERRPSRPPIKNEAGNGLKNDRGTIAMARTMVVDSATAQFFINVVNNDFLNHSNETPQGFGYAVFGKVIEGMDVVDKIRNVPIGRSGMFEHLPGKTVSINKAAVVQADSK from the coding sequence GTGGTTCTACTGGAAACCAGCATGGGAAACATCAAGGTCGAGCTGTATCCCGACAAGGCGCCGATCACCGTCGCCAACTTTCTTTCGTACGTGAAGGAAGGACATTACGACGGGCTGATCTTTCACCGTGTCATACGTGATTTCATGATCCAGGGGGGAGGGTTCTCGCAAGACATGAGGGAACGGCGCCCCTCCAGGCCGCCCATAAAGAACGAGGCCGGAAACGGGCTCAAAAACGACCGCGGGACGATCGCCATGGCGCGTACGATGGTAGTGGACTCCGCCACCGCCCAATTCTTCATTAACGTGGTGAACAACGATTTCCTCAACCACTCGAATGAAACTCCACAGGGGTTCGGATATGCGGTGTTCGGAAAGGTGATCGAAGGGATGGATGTCGTGGACAAGATCCGGAATGTCCCCATAGGCAGGTCCGGAATGTTCGAGCACCTGCCGGGAAAAACCGTTTCGATCAATAAGGCCGCGGTGGTCCAAGCGGACTCCAAATAA
- a CDS encoding TolC family protein, whose translation MKEHSIPCPCLYKADAGIIIRYDPQAAWEVLIRTAACACLALIFLGTSVVHARGAVVSLDQAVRTAVGNNLSLRAATFTPAVSATDIRRARAVYNPRFTAALDHSGSNSQAAPDSFFVERSRSVDANFSADMLLSTGATASASFANPWRKDNLGTSFSRFAQPDFSLSLSQPILQGLGKEVTERGITVAEFATESSIAGWRSQALTVSGITRDRYFSVIKARENLQTRKASLALANEIHASNEGRVRAGVLAAVELLDSRLGVAQREKDLLAAEKTALDEADTLLVLMNMPPNTALELAQPEFSAAAVDRSEEGALKKAFAMRPDILQAKINLRSQEFSSKIGRNLLLPSLALKGSAGVSGLAQDYGSAFDDMRSGKYPSWAVGLEFSYPLGNDAAEADLAKNRLLAGQSRVQIRSLEETAGLEVRQAIRNLETLEKQIAVARRSVELAEARFDSYVKRGKVGLATTKDIFQVESDLTAARESLTAALADYQVGVTRFWTSTGELLERHGIRIEDREIENIAWKGLQ comes from the coding sequence TTGAAGGAACATTCTATTCCATGTCCGTGTTTATATAAAGCGGATGCAGGCATTATAATCAGGTACGATCCCCAGGCGGCATGGGAGGTTCTCATCAGAACTGCGGCGTGCGCATGCCTTGCGCTCATTTTCCTCGGGACATCCGTCGTTCATGCCCGCGGCGCTGTCGTCTCCCTCGACCAAGCCGTAAGGACGGCTGTCGGGAACAACCTGTCTCTCCGCGCGGCGACTTTCACCCCGGCGGTATCGGCCACGGATATCCGGCGCGCCCGGGCGGTCTACAACCCACGTTTCACTGCCGCCCTCGATCACAGTGGATCGAACTCCCAGGCTGCCCCGGATTCCTTTTTCGTGGAAAGGAGCCGGTCCGTCGACGCGAATTTCTCGGCCGACATGCTGCTGTCCACTGGCGCCACGGCTTCGGCGTCATTCGCCAATCCCTGGCGGAAGGACAACCTTGGAACTTCGTTCTCGCGTTTCGCGCAACCAGACTTTTCCCTGTCCCTCTCGCAGCCGATCCTCCAGGGGCTCGGCAAGGAAGTCACGGAACGGGGGATCACCGTGGCGGAATTCGCGACGGAATCGTCGATTGCCGGATGGCGCTCGCAGGCGCTGACCGTTTCCGGAATCACGCGCGACCGGTATTTTTCCGTCATAAAGGCCCGCGAAAACCTCCAGACGCGAAAGGCATCCCTGGCTCTCGCCAACGAAATACACGCGAGCAACGAAGGCCGCGTCCGCGCGGGGGTACTGGCGGCGGTCGAACTGCTGGATTCCCGCCTCGGGGTCGCGCAACGTGAAAAGGACCTGCTGGCTGCGGAAAAGACGGCGCTCGACGAAGCCGATACACTGCTCGTCCTCATGAACATGCCTCCGAACACCGCCCTGGAACTTGCCCAGCCGGAATTTTCGGCGGCCGCGGTCGACCGGTCCGAGGAAGGCGCCCTTAAAAAGGCGTTCGCGATGCGACCCGACATCCTTCAGGCAAAAATCAACCTGCGGAGCCAGGAGTTCAGTTCGAAGATCGGAAGGAACCTCCTCCTGCCTTCCCTTGCGCTCAAGGGGAGCGCGGGAGTCTCCGGACTGGCGCAGGACTACGGAAGCGCGTTCGACGACATGAGGAGCGGAAAATACCCCTCCTGGGCGGTAGGGCTCGAATTCTCCTACCCGTTGGGGAACGATGCGGCGGAGGCCGACCTGGCGAAGAACCGGCTCCTTGCCGGCCAGTCCAGGGTACAGATCCGGTCACTGGAAGAAACGGCGGGTCTCGAGGTCCGCCAGGCGATCCGCAACCTGGAAACACTGGAGAAGCAGATCGCGGTCGCCCGGCGCAGCGTGGAGCTCGCGGAGGCCCGGTTCGACTCCTACGTCAAGCGCGGCAAGGTAGGGCTGGCCACGACCAAGGACATTTTCCAGGTGGAATCGGACCTGACCGCCGCCCGGGAATCCCTCACCGCGGCGCTCGCCGATTACCAGGTCGGCGTCACCCGGTTCTGGACCAGCACCGGTGAGCTCCTCGAGAGGCACGGAATACGGATCGAGGACCGTGAAATAGAAAACATAGCCTGGAAAGGACTCCAATGA
- a CDS encoding efflux RND transporter periplasmic adaptor subunit, producing the protein MKRAIAAAAAVCLLGASGYYFYARSNGKAPEFRTAKVEKGDLFDTVSATGNINPVTTVQVGSQVSGTIQHIYVDFNSRVKKGQVIAKIDPQLFEASVTQARGNVTSASAAVEKAKIVTADALRTLRRNKELIKNGYVAQADVDAAQTAYDSAESTQKGAEAQLEQARGALSVAETNLRYTTIKSPVDGIVISRNVDVGQTVAASFQTPTLFTIAQDLTKMQIDTNVDESDIGRTGPGQEAAFTVDAWPGKTFSGKVIQVRNSPIVTQNVVTYDVVIQVDNKDLGLKPGMTANVSIRIRDFKDVVKIPNAALRYRPAAAEKKKPESGKDKDTHGSHVFTIGKDGKPAAVPVKTGVSDGTFTVLLEGGLKPGDELIVAETRKNQGSTTGAGPPGMGGFR; encoded by the coding sequence ATGAAGCGAGCGATCGCCGCCGCAGCCGCGGTCTGCCTGCTCGGCGCGTCGGGTTACTACTTCTATGCCCGCAGCAACGGCAAGGCACCCGAATTCCGTACGGCCAAAGTGGAAAAGGGGGATCTCTTCGATACCGTTTCCGCCACGGGGAACATAAATCCCGTGACCACCGTTCAGGTGGGGAGCCAGGTCTCCGGGACCATCCAGCACATCTACGTCGATTTCAATTCGCGCGTGAAGAAGGGGCAGGTGATCGCGAAGATCGACCCTCAGCTCTTCGAGGCGTCCGTAACGCAGGCGAGGGGGAACGTTACGAGCGCATCCGCCGCGGTGGAGAAGGCGAAGATAGTGACGGCGGACGCCTTGCGGACCCTGCGCCGCAACAAGGAGCTCATAAAGAACGGCTACGTGGCGCAGGCCGACGTGGATGCAGCACAGACGGCCTACGATTCCGCGGAGTCGACGCAGAAGGGAGCGGAGGCGCAGCTCGAACAGGCCAGGGGGGCGCTCTCCGTCGCCGAGACGAACCTTCGCTACACGACGATCAAGTCCCCCGTGGACGGAATCGTCATATCCCGTAACGTGGACGTGGGGCAGACGGTGGCTGCAAGTTTCCAGACCCCCACCCTTTTCACCATCGCGCAGGACCTCACGAAAATGCAGATCGACACCAATGTGGACGAGTCCGATATCGGCAGGACCGGCCCCGGACAGGAAGCCGCTTTCACCGTGGACGCCTGGCCGGGGAAAACGTTTTCCGGAAAGGTCATCCAGGTGCGCAACTCGCCGATCGTGACCCAGAACGTCGTGACCTACGACGTCGTCATCCAGGTAGACAACAAGGACCTGGGCCTCAAGCCCGGGATGACCGCAAACGTGTCGATCCGCATTCGCGACTTCAAGGACGTGGTGAAGATCCCGAACGCCGCCCTGCGGTACCGCCCGGCGGCTGCCGAGAAGAAAAAGCCGGAAAGCGGAAAGGACAAGGACACCCATGGATCGCACGTCTTCACGATCGGCAAGGACGGAAAACCCGCCGCGGTCCCCGTAAAGACGGGCGTAAGCGACGGGACGTTCACCGTCCTTCTCGAGGGCGGCCTGAAGCCGGGAGACGAACTTATCGTGGCCGAGACACGCAAGAACCAGGGGAGCACGACCGGTGCGGGTCCGCCCGGCATGGGGGGCTTCCGTTAA
- a CDS encoding ABC transporter ATP-binding protein has protein sequence MEIRGLCKTYRLGEVSVEALRDVTLDIERGEFLAVMGASGSGKSTLMNILGCLDRPTAGSYRLDGEDVGTLSRDALAGIRRKKIGFVFQGFNLLARMTALENVELPMIYDSTPSAVRRERAREALRAVGILDREHHNPTQMSGGQQQRVAIARAIVNTPSLLLADEPTGNLDTATSFEIMKAFRGLADERGITLVLVTHEEDIAGYSKRIVRFRDGRIVSDKPVGAP, from the coding sequence ATCGAAATACGCGGCCTCTGCAAAACCTACCGCCTCGGCGAAGTGAGCGTGGAGGCGTTGAGGGACGTCACGCTCGATATCGAGCGGGGGGAATTCCTCGCGGTCATGGGCGCTTCGGGATCCGGAAAATCCACGCTCATGAACATACTGGGATGCCTCGACCGCCCCACCGCCGGTTCCTACAGGCTCGACGGCGAGGACGTCGGGACGCTTTCACGGGATGCGCTCGCGGGAATACGCAGAAAGAAGATCGGCTTCGTATTCCAGGGATTCAACCTGCTCGCACGGATGACGGCGCTCGAGAACGTGGAGCTGCCGATGATCTACGACAGCACCCCGTCCGCTGTCCGCCGTGAGCGTGCCCGCGAGGCGCTTCGAGCCGTGGGCATACTGGACCGGGAGCACCATAACCCCACGCAGATGTCGGGGGGCCAGCAGCAGCGGGTCGCCATAGCGCGCGCCATCGTGAACACTCCCTCCCTTCTGCTTGCCGACGAGCCCACCGGCAACCTGGACACCGCGACCAGTTTCGAAATCATGAAGGCCTTCCGGGGGCTGGCGGACGAACGGGGGATCACGCTTGTGCTGGTGACGCACGAAGAGGACATCGCCGGATATTCGAAGCGCATCGTGCGGTTCCGCGACGGCCGGATCGTTTCGGACAAACCGGTGGGTGCGCCGTGA
- a CDS encoding ABC transporter permease gives MRSVLTMLGMIIGVAAVIAMVAIGAGANERISAQIASIGSNLIMILPGSTTSGGLRSGFGGVPTLTMADAKAIGKELPAVARAGPTIRNTAPVVYGNQNWSTIIQGVTPEYFQIREWMAENGRFFTEAEVESASKVAVLGQTVAVNLFGEENPIGKIVRIKRIPFTVVGILERKGQSPQGQDQDDVVAVPITTSQKKLFGTTHIGMVGVILVQAAGPDSVKEAEKQVSDLLRQRHRIGPAQDPDFSIRNLSEMLAVAEASTRVMSLLLGAIASVSLLVGGIGIMNIMLVSVTERTREIGIRMAVGARERDILLQFLIEALVLAVTGGTIGILLGITGSSLISRFAGWSTLISGGAILLAFGFSAAVGVFFGFYPARKASRMDPIEALRYE, from the coding sequence ATGCGCTCGGTCCTCACGATGTTGGGGATGATCATCGGCGTCGCGGCCGTCATCGCAATGGTGGCTATCGGCGCGGGCGCGAACGAGAGGATTTCCGCACAGATCGCATCCATCGGCTCGAACCTGATCATGATCCTCCCGGGCAGCACCACATCCGGAGGATTGCGATCCGGCTTCGGCGGCGTCCCCACACTTACGATGGCGGATGCGAAGGCCATCGGCAAGGAGCTCCCCGCCGTGGCGCGGGCGGGGCCGACGATCCGGAACACCGCCCCCGTCGTTTACGGCAACCAGAACTGGAGCACGATCATCCAGGGCGTCACGCCCGAATACTTCCAGATCCGCGAGTGGATGGCGGAGAACGGCAGATTCTTTACGGAGGCGGAGGTGGAATCGGCCTCCAAGGTCGCGGTGCTGGGCCAGACCGTCGCGGTGAACCTCTTCGGAGAGGAAAACCCGATCGGGAAGATCGTCCGCATCAAGCGCATCCCGTTCACCGTGGTGGGAATCCTGGAGAGGAAGGGACAATCCCCCCAGGGTCAGGACCAGGACGACGTCGTCGCCGTTCCCATTACCACCTCACAGAAGAAGTTGTTCGGCACCACCCACATCGGGATGGTCGGTGTCATACTCGTGCAGGCGGCCGGCCCGGACTCGGTGAAGGAAGCCGAAAAACAGGTTTCTGACCTCCTGCGGCAGCGGCACCGGATCGGTCCGGCCCAGGATCCCGATTTTTCCATTCGCAACCTTTCCGAGATGCTGGCAGTGGCGGAAGCCTCCACCCGCGTCATGAGCCTGCTGCTCGGCGCAATCGCCTCGGTTTCACTGCTGGTGGGGGGGATCGGGATCATGAACATCATGCTCGTCTCCGTGACAGAGAGGACGCGGGAGATCGGGATCAGGATGGCCGTCGGCGCAAGGGAGCGGGACATCCTTCTCCAGTTCCTGATCGAGGCGCTCGTCCTTGCAGTCACCGGCGGGACGATCGGCATCCTGCTGGGGATCACCGGGTCGTCGTTGATCTCGAGATTCGCGGGTTGGTCCACCCTGATTTCGGGCGGGGCGATCCTGCTGGCGTTCGGGTTCTCCGCGGCGGTGGGGGTCTTCTTCGGATTCTATCCGGCGCGCAAGGCGTCGCGGATGGACCCGATCGAGGCGCTCAGATACGAGTGA
- a CDS encoding DUF3047 domain-containing protein, translated as MKVRVKGMTLRTARLAAILSLPMMLLSVAVAVGADPSPSLSAAGWEERTSGYWSSVPRIKAEANGNRLSAEFALPPGSGVSWSKKVALDNAAGGILAFEFSSDGTNSSSRDYKEFRTRFPVSVTVVFGKDSQELGWRTRFLYFFRKIRHGFPPGGIRLVYAWGNQVPVGSMYRTGEEETVFILAGEEDKGKTVRERRNLREDFMAAYGRYPSGPVTSIIVGAARPSGEKEQLMGRVVLTLPGP; from the coding sequence ATGAAGGTTAGGGTTAAGGGAATGACTCTCCGCACGGCCCGGTTGGCGGCGATTCTTTCGCTCCCGATGATGCTGCTATCAGTCGCTGTTGCAGTCGGAGCGGATCCTTCACCTTCACTTTCGGCGGCGGGGTGGGAGGAACGGACCTCGGGATACTGGAGCAGCGTGCCGCGCATTAAAGCCGAAGCGAACGGCAATCGCCTCTCGGCGGAGTTCGCTCTTCCCCCCGGATCGGGGGTGTCCTGGTCGAAGAAAGTGGCATTGGATAACGCGGCGGGCGGCATTCTGGCCTTCGAATTTTCGTCCGACGGGACGAATTCCTCCTCCCGCGACTACAAGGAATTCCGGACGCGCTTCCCTGTTTCCGTGACCGTCGTCTTCGGGAAGGATTCCCAGGAACTCGGCTGGCGGACGCGATTCCTGTATTTCTTCAGGAAGATCCGGCACGGGTTCCCTCCCGGCGGGATCCGTCTCGTCTACGCGTGGGGGAACCAGGTCCCGGTGGGATCGATGTACCGAACCGGCGAAGAGGAAACGGTTTTTATCCTGGCCGGGGAAGAGGATAAGGGGAAGACGGTCCGCGAGCGCAGGAATTTAAGGGAGGATTTCATGGCCGCCTACGGCCGCTACCCGAGCGGCCCCGTGACCTCCATCATCGTCGGCGCCGCGCGCCCTTCCGGGGAGAAGGAGCAGCTCATGGGCCGCGTCGTCCTCACCCTGCCCGGGCCATAA
- a CDS encoding competence/damage-inducible protein A has protein sequence MATRVGVVILGDEVLKAEVSEANLGYILHRLNEWGAEVTLCAILPDDIETVARHLRAYLGEADLLVLTGGIGPTPDDITREAVARVAGVPLIVHPDAKEELERYYGDRINTYRMLMAQVPEGASLIPNPVSAAPGFFVSRMAAFPGVPMLLQRMFDWIRPHIEGKRKSRVILFGKVPESGYAGIMKDAMADFPDVSVGSYPMMEAGYSVRVVFRANEFARAAACADSFTEKLRGAGWELSRREEERGDEG, from the coding sequence ATGGCGACAAGGGTGGGGGTCGTGATCCTGGGGGATGAAGTCCTGAAGGCAGAAGTCAGTGAAGCGAACCTGGGGTATATCCTTCACCGGCTCAACGAGTGGGGAGCCGAAGTGACGCTGTGCGCCATCCTTCCGGACGACATCGAAACGGTTGCCAGGCATCTTCGCGCTTACCTGGGGGAAGCCGATCTCCTGGTTCTCACAGGGGGGATCGGGCCGACCCCGGACGACATCACGCGGGAAGCGGTGGCGCGCGTGGCCGGCGTGCCGCTGATAGTCCATCCCGACGCGAAGGAGGAGCTTGAACGATATTACGGCGACCGCATCAACACCTACAGGATGCTGATGGCGCAGGTGCCGGAAGGCGCGTCGCTGATCCCGAATCCGGTCAGCGCGGCGCCGGGGTTCTTCGTCTCCCGGATGGCCGCGTTTCCCGGGGTTCCCATGCTGCTTCAGAGGATGTTCGATTGGATCCGCCCGCACATCGAGGGGAAACGCAAAAGCCGCGTGATCCTGTTCGGGAAGGTTCCCGAGTCCGGCTACGCCGGGATCATGAAAGATGCGATGGCCGACTTCCCGGACGTGAGCGTGGGCTCGTACCCGATGATGGAGGCGGGGTACAGCGTCCGTGTGGTTTTTCGCGCGAACGAGTTTGCGCGTGCCGCAGCCTGCGCCGATTCCTTCACGGAAAAGCTGAGGGGGGCGGGATGGGAGTTGTCGCGGCGCGAGGAGGAGCGGGGAGATGAAGGTTAG
- a CDS encoding phosphoribosylformylglycinamidine cyclo-ligase — MTYAAAGVSIDEGERLVSLIRPMVRTTYRKEVLGDIGSFAGFFRFPSKRYRNPVLVSGTDGVGTKVKVASMAGKLDTVGIDLVAMCVNDILVHGAEPLFFLDYYATGKLSAADGAAVVSGIAEGCRQAGCALLGGETAEMPSVYAPGEFDLAGFAVGIVERGKIIDGRTVRPGDVLLGLASSGLHSNGYSLARKVVFERMRKKADSPVPEWGTTAAGELLKPTRIYVRPVLSLLRKVPIRAMAHITGGGIPGNVPRTLPDGVTAVIEKGSWPVLPVFETIAREARLPEEEAYRTFNMGIGMVVAVRAADAGTALRILRRAGESAYVVGEIRKGRKGAPQVLLAGGR, encoded by the coding sequence ATGACCTACGCCGCCGCCGGCGTGAGCATCGACGAGGGGGAGCGGCTGGTTTCCCTTATCCGGCCGATGGTCCGGACGACTTACCGCAAGGAAGTGCTTGGGGACATCGGTTCGTTCGCCGGATTCTTCCGTTTCCCGTCGAAAAGGTACCGGAACCCGGTGCTTGTCTCCGGGACCGACGGTGTGGGAACGAAAGTAAAGGTCGCCTCGATGGCCGGAAAGCTGGACACGGTCGGAATCGACCTCGTGGCGATGTGCGTCAACGACATCCTGGTCCACGGGGCGGAGCCCCTGTTCTTCCTCGACTACTACGCCACGGGGAAACTGTCCGCCGCTGACGGCGCCGCCGTGGTCTCCGGGATCGCGGAAGGGTGCCGCCAGGCCGGATGCGCGCTTCTCGGGGGGGAGACCGCCGAGATGCCTTCCGTGTACGCTCCGGGGGAGTTCGACCTTGCGGGATTCGCGGTGGGAATCGTCGAACGGGGGAAAATCATCGACGGCCGCACGGTCCGGCCGGGCGACGTCCTCCTCGGGCTTGCCTCCTCGGGGCTGCACAGCAACGGGTATTCGCTGGCGCGGAAGGTCGTCTTCGAGCGAATGAGAAAAAAGGCGGACTCGCCGGTCCCCGAATGGGGCACGACAGCCGCCGGGGAATTGTTGAAGCCCACCAGGATCTACGTGCGGCCGGTGCTTTCCCTCTTGCGCAAGGTCCCGATCCGCGCAATGGCGCACATCACCGGCGGAGGGATACCCGGAAATGTGCCGCGGACGCTGCCGGACGGCGTGACGGCTGTGATCGAGAAAGGGAGCTGGCCGGTCCTCCCGGTATTCGAAACGATAGCGCGCGAGGCGCGGCTCCCGGAAGAAGAGGCGTACCGCACCTTCAACATGGGGATCGGAATGGTAGTGGCCGTCCGCGCCGCCGACGCCGGAACGGCGCTTCGTATTTTGCGCCGCGCCGGTGAATCCGCATACGTCGTGGGCGAAATAAGGAAAGGCCGGAAGGGCGCCCCGCAGGTCCTTCTCGCCGGAGGAAGATAA
- a CDS encoding phosphoribosylglycinamide formyltransferase produces MSDRPAIAVLVSGSGSNLQAIIDASERGEIPCRVGIVISNKADAYGLVRAGKHGIPTEVVSHKDYRTREEFDGRLVETIRKSRAELVCLAGFMRVLTPVFVGAFPSRILNIHPALLPSFPGTHGPRQALNYGVRFSGCTVHFLDEGVDTGPIIVQGVVPVYDDDTEDTLAARILVQEHKIYPMAIRLFFQGRLRIEGRRVFADGLPRIPEFFHRNPDA; encoded by the coding sequence ATGAGCGACAGGCCCGCCATCGCCGTGCTCGTTTCGGGAAGCGGCTCGAACCTTCAGGCGATCATCGACGCCTCCGAGCGGGGGGAGATCCCCTGCCGGGTCGGGATCGTCATCAGCAACAAGGCGGACGCCTACGGCCTCGTCCGGGCCGGGAAGCACGGCATCCCCACGGAGGTCGTAAGCCACAAGGATTATCGCACGCGCGAAGAGTTCGACGGGCGGCTTGTGGAAACCATACGCAAGAGCAGGGCCGAGCTGGTCTGCCTGGCCGGATTCATGAGGGTGCTCACCCCGGTGTTCGTCGGCGCCTTTCCCAGCCGGATATTGAACATACACCCGGCGCTGCTACCCTCATTCCCGGGCACGCACGGCCCCCGGCAGGCGCTGAACTACGGCGTCCGGTTTTCCGGATGCACCGTACATTTCCTCGACGAAGGGGTCGACACGGGGCCGATCATCGTGCAGGGAGTCGTTCCGGTGTACGACGACGACACCGAGGATACGCTCGCAGCGCGGATACTGGTCCAGGAGCACAAGATCTACCCGATGGCGATCCGGCTCTTCTTCCAGGGAAGGCTGCGGATCGAAGGGCGGCGCGTCTTCGCCGACGGCCTCCCCCGCATCCCCGAGTTCTTCCACCGCAACCCCGACGCTTAG
- a CDS encoding YdcF family protein: MNLRQDQNLLSSRRKKGVFLPAAFFLLLAAGGGAAVPHIAARRLPGPPAATQSDAIFVLAGGENRIAEGFRAWKEGKGKELFILGARGGTRIERILPGRREIPPEDMGRLHVEGWSENTMENAFSAKGLSEDRKFRQVILVTSDYHVPRAYFALRSVIQPGVGIYVIAVRSEWRDRNALPRTLRLFFVEGWKYWGYRLFLWTV, from the coding sequence ATGAATCTCAGGCAAGATCAAAATCTCCTTTCCTCCCGGCGCAAGAAAGGGGTATTTCTCCCCGCGGCCTTCTTCCTGCTTTTGGCGGCCGGTGGGGGCGCGGCGGTGCCGCACATCGCAGCGCGACGCCTTCCGGGCCCTCCCGCGGCGACGCAGTCGGATGCGATATTCGTCCTTGCCGGGGGAGAGAACCGGATCGCCGAGGGATTCCGGGCATGGAAGGAGGGCAAGGGCAAGGAACTTTTCATACTCGGCGCCAGGGGCGGAACGCGCATCGAAAGGATCCTGCCCGGACGCCGGGAGATCCCCCCCGAGGACATGGGACGCCTGCATGTCGAGGGATGGTCCGAGAACACCATGGAGAACGCGTTTTCGGCCAAGGGGCTGTCCGAGGACAGGAAATTCCGGCAGGTGATCCTGGTCACTTCCGACTATCACGTGCCGCGCGCCTACTTCGCTCTTCGTTCGGTCATACAGCCCGGGGTAGGGATTTACGTGATCGCGGTGCGCTCGGAGTGGCGGGACCGGAACGCCTTGCCGCGTACGCTGCGGCTGTTCTTCGTGGAAGGGTGGAAGTACTGGGGCTACCGCCTCTTCCTCTGGACCGTGTGA
- a CDS encoding 50S ribosomal protein L28 has protein sequence MAKCAICGKGPNFGHNVSHANNRTRKIWKPNIQRVKTVSGGTVRHISVCTNCIKSGRVVKAV, from the coding sequence ATGGCAAAGTGCGCAATCTGCGGGAAGGGCCCGAATTTCGGGCACAACGTATCCCACGCGAACAACCGGACCCGGAAGATATGGAAGCCGAACATCCAGCGCGTCAAGACGGTGAGCGGCGGCACGGTCCGCCACATTTCCGTCTGCACGAACTGCATCAAGTCCGGCCGGGTCGTCAAGGCCGTATAG